Proteins co-encoded in one Papaver somniferum cultivar HN1 chromosome 5, ASM357369v1, whole genome shotgun sequence genomic window:
- the LOC113280669 gene encoding zinc finger BED domain-containing protein RICESLEEPER 1-like: MIEDWGIEEKVSNITLDNAANNGACAGIMKSRLVAKKILLNDGKYFHVRCCAHILALIVKEGLTKIDPAVLKIRASVKSLKKSQVRKQKFLDIVETLGMSGLKKGIRQDVKTRWNSTYLMLDSCILYKPVFSHLKLVDSDYEDCPTNEEWEQIEVVTKFLKVFHELTKEHGKRDARKFDSYWKELSPILAMAVVLDPRSKMNFVKFTYSKLYPDERELECQVNKVHSNIKALFNEYYTLSSSRASNSCAAQNLSVQNGGNFAAKKGEYVATQERGGNVLTDLSELDEYLGETYKVV; the protein is encoded by the exons atgatagaagattggggaattgaagaaaaggtatccaacatcaccttggataatgctgcaaataacggagcttgtgctggaattatgaagagtagacttgttgcaaagaagatcttgttgaacgatggaaaatactttcatgtgcgttgttgtgctcatATCTTAGCTCTTATTGTAAAAGAAGGACTTACGAAGATTGATCCAGCCGTGCTTAAGATTCGAGCGTCAGTGAAGTCCCTTAAAAAGtcccaagtaagaaaacaaaagttcttggaCATTGTTGAAACTTTAGGAATGTCTGGTCTGAAAAAGGGTATTCGGCAAGACGTAAAGACAAG gtggaattcaacttatcttatGTTAGACAGTTGTATCTTGTATAAGCCAGTTTTCTCTCATTTGAAGTTGGTGGATTCAGACTATGAAGACTGTCCAACTAATGAAGAATGGGAACAAATTGAAGTAGTCACAAAGTTTCTCAAGGTGTTTCATGAACTCACAAAG GAACATGGTAAAAGAGATGCAAGAAAATTTGATAGTTACTGGAAGGAGTTGAGTCCTATATTGGCTATGGcagttgtgttagatcctagatcgAAAATGAATTTTGTGAAATTTACTTACTCCAAGTTGTATCCTGATGAGAGAGAATTAGAATGTCAAGTTAATAAAGTGCATAGTAATATAAAAGCACTTTTTAATGAGTATTACACCTTGTCAAGTTCAAGAGCTTCCAACAGTTGTGCAGCTCAAAATTTGAGTGTTCAAAATGGTGGGAATTTTGCTgccaagaaggga GAATATGTTGCAACACAGGAACGTGGTGGTAATGTATTAACTGACTTGTCAGAGTTAGATGAATATCTTGGCGAGACGTACAAGGTTGTCTAA
- the LOC113284487 gene encoding U1 small nuclear ribonucleoprotein 70 kDa-like yields the protein MTIDDDNSIYVGGIPYDCTEEDIRRVFDLYGSVIAVKIINARDVGGKCYCFVTFTNPRAAIDAINDMNGRMIGGRVVKVNEVNARGAGRPPPPPFHRTSERDMDWNNRGRERERGGYDHERDRYGRGERNNNADRSQDGYDRPRGDYDRNRDHFLDRDQVRVPEPYEHERNRSHDRDRGKDHNLDLDLLQQTEYDRPHDYDRSRDRSLDRDQVRGRDYHERDRSRSQDRARSKELDLKRDTEVNRSIENNRKDMDTRSQSGSHFNDRRSRELSSSSNDNYNDEGKERLDVSTQKHGDLEKKISQIKERLEEKNHLVSELKKKSQKLEDSVASAKRLTSQRQMQLTMLQRCFLQVKDYREKLKNSEQELQSLVETVMADVDHGDEDD from the exons ATGACGATAGATGATGATAATTCAATATACGTTGGTGGGATTCCATATGATTGCACAGAAGAAGACATTCGCAGAGTTTTTGATTTATACGGTTCTGTTATCGCTGTTAAg ATTATTAACGCTCGTGATGTTGGTGGGAAATGCTATTGCTTTGTCACTTTTACCAATCCGAGAGCTGCAATTGACGCCATTAATGATATGAATGGAAGG ATGATTGGTGGACGTGTTGTAAAAGTGAATGAAGTGAATGCAAGAGGAGCTGGAAGACCACCACCTCCTCCGTTTCATCGTACTTCTGAGAGGGATATGGACTGGAACAATAGAGGTAGAGAAAGGGAAAGAGGGGGTTATGATCATGAAAGGGATCGTTATGGTAGAGGTGAAAGAAATAATAATGCTGATCGCTCTCAAGATGGATATGACCGTCCACGAGGTGATTATGATCGAAATAGAGATCATTTCTTAGATAGAGATCAAGTTCGGGTTCCTGAGCCTTATGAGCATGAAAGGAACAGGAGTCATGATCGAGACAGGGGTAAGGACCATAATTTGGATCTTGACTTGTTACAGCAGACTGAATATGACCGCCCACATGATTATGATCGAAGTAGAGACCGCTCCTTAGACCGAGATCAAGTCAGGGGTCGTGATTATCATGAGCGAGACAGGAGCAGGAGCCAGGATCGAGCTCGCAGTAAGGAGCTGGACTTGAAGCGAGATACTGAGGTGAATAGAAGTATTGAGAATAACAGAAAAGATATGGATACAAGGAGTCAGAGTGG TTCCCATTTTAATGATCGCCGTAGCAGGGAGCTGTCATCGAGCTCCAACGATAATTATAATGACGAG ggaaAGGAACGGTTGGATGTGTCAACACAAAAGCATGGAGATCTTGAAAAGAAG ATTTCTCAAATTAAAGAGAGGTTAGAAGAGAAAAACCATCTTGTAtctgaattaaagaaaaaatctcaG AAATTGGAGGACTCAGTTGCCTCTGCAAAGAGGCTTACTTCTCAACGGCAGATGCAGTTGACCATG TTGCAGAGGTGTTTTCTCCAAGTAAAAGACTACAGAGAAAAGCTTAAAAACTCGGAACAGGAACTCCAG TCTCTTGTTGAAACTGTAATGGCTGATGTTGATCACGGGGATGAGGATGATTGA